Proteins encoded within one genomic window of Fusarium musae strain F31 chromosome 4, whole genome shotgun sequence:
- a CDS encoding hypothetical protein (EggNog:ENOG41) — MPPKRIRCTAASCREPAQRIVGDCTFCQGHFCGKHRLLEDHKCTGLEDCKKQSHERNAAQLESERTQVIRGV, encoded by the exons ATGCCTCCTAAGCGAATCCGTTGCACCGCTGCTTCGTGCCGTGAGCCCGCTCAACGGATCGTTGGCGACTGCACCTTTTGCCAAGGTCATTTCTGCGGCAAGCACCGCCTACTAGAAGACCACAAGTGTACCGGTCTCGAGGAC TGCAAGAAGCAGTCTCACGAGCGTAACGCTGCACAACTCGAGTCGGAACGAACCCAGGTTATCCGGGGTGTGTAA
- a CDS encoding hypothetical protein (EggNog:ENOG41~BUSCO:EOG09263R4M), whose product MRSSRISRDASKLFDHTAEPISPPRRLTRSALAKFAFTSTEESKPTIADIEDSGDPARKRRRAVVTKTEFSKSARVVKPEVVDKALDDIPSPPAKARRVRKPARKAFDATTGVTKMDPPSDWEAVYDTVRKMRAPGGRAYGAAVDTMGCERLADRNASPKDQRFHTLVALMLSSQTKDTVNAVVMRKMQTELPPFEPGAPPGLNLNNILAIDPKLLNEFIWAVGFHNNKTKYIKQTAEILRDTWDGDIPNTIEGLVSLPGVGPKMAYLCMSVAWGKHLGIGVDVHVHRITNLWGWHKTKNPEETRTTLQSWLPQDRWHEINNLLVGLGQSVCLPVGRKCGECDLGLEGLCKAADRAKVSAGRKLKAEKVESEAQSDTLVKMEVSQSIVIKEEGGA is encoded by the exons ATGCGCTCATCACGGATTTCAAGAGATGCTTCGAAACTATTCGATCATACGGCTGAGCCCATTTCACCTCCAAGACGATTGACAAGGTCTGCGCTAGCCAAATTCGCCTTTACCTCGACAGAAGAGTCCAAACCTACGATCGCCGATATCGAAGACAGTGGAGATCCTGCTCGCAAACGAAGGCGTGCCGTAGTGACTAAGACCGAATTTTCGAAATCCGCCCGAGTTGTAAAGCCTGAAGTGGTCGACAAAGCCCTCGATGATATCCCTTCACCCCCAGCAAAAGCGCGACGGGTTCGTAAGCCCGCTCGCAAAGCCTTCGATGCAACAACTGGCGTAACGAAGATGGACCCTCCCTCAGATTGGGAGGCTGTTTATGATACCGTGAGGAAGATGCGGGCACCAGGCGGGCGAGCTTACGGTGCAGCTGTTGACACTATGGGATGCGAACGCCTGGCGGATCGAAACGCATCGCCAAAAGACCAGAGATTTCACACATTGGTGGCGCTCATGCTATCGAGTCAGACAAAGGACACGGTGAACGCCGTGGTTATGAGGAAGATGCAAACTGAACTGCCACCGTTTGAACCCGGGGCACCCCCAGGACTAAACCTAAATAACATACTGGCAATCGACCCTAAGCTTCTGAACGAGTTCATCTGGGCGGTCGGCTTCCATAATAATAAGACAAA ATATATCAAGCAAACAGCCGAGATACTCCGCGATACATGGGATGGCGATATCCCCAACACCATCGAGGGCCTCGTATCGCTGCCGGGCGTCGGACCCAAGATGGCCTATCTCTGCATGTCCGTAGCATGGGGTAAACATCTGGggattggtgttgatgtgcACGTACATCGTATCACAAATCTTTGGGGTTGGCACAAAACGAAGAACCCGGAGGAGACACGAACAACACTTCAGTCATGGCTCCCTCAGGATCGATGGCATGAGATCAATAATCTTCTGGTGGGGTTGGGACAGTCGGTATGTCTTCCTGTCGGTCGCAAGTGCGGCGAATgtgatcttggccttgaaggACTATGCAAAGCTGCCGATCGAGCAAAGGTGTCTGCTGGACGTAAGCTCAAAGCCGAAAAAGTTGAATCGGAGGCCCAGAGCGACACACTGGTCAAAATGGAGGTTTCACAGAGCATTGTAATCAAAGAAGAGGGTGGTGCATGA
- a CDS encoding hypothetical protein (EggNog:ENOG41) produces MALDKFSYIAIDPNIDVTRIRRHKHLKMMGRVRVVLRGEVRGLLERKIIREHDVRQVDIRGADPEDAVGRESAQGQGRVPGRVVGRGREYGRDHGQGCADVLGRVRGVKPERERIALPIVHYGLGRELVQLQSAIHDRGGGLGWLRMRTVAVDSGANRALAEVRQSAALDSVSRVLGEVLHYHRDQLRLRHSGLLLEHRHVPDLHDPRDAVVALDRPYASVGVFKLDPLPVHGHIPLRELGPGDTLLHDRDRGVVGTPPHGPVVRGRVHVHLSYPPSGTSRERLRGHKHVRLELLARDDILDGVHVLVRDERPNRKLDSASPLACLRSRGYACTDT; encoded by the exons ATGGCGCTCGACAAGTTCTCGTACATTGCAATCGACCCCAACATCGACGTCACGAGGATCAGGAGGCATAAGCATCTGAAGATGATG GGCCGGGTGCGTGTTGTACTTCGCGGGGAGGTCCGAGGACTTCTTGAG CGGAAGATCATACGTGAACACGACGTTCGGCAAGTCGACATACGAGGAGCCGATCCTGAGGATGCCGTCGGTCGAGAATCTGCGCAGGGTCAAGGACGTGTTCCCGGACGTGTGGTCGGACGTGGACGCGAGTACGGTCGAGATCATGGACAGGGCTGTGCTGATGTACTAGGACGTGTCCGAGGTGTAAAACCTGAGCGTGAGCGGATTGCTCTTCCCATCGTTCATTATGGCCTTGGTCGCGAACTCGTTCAGCTTCAGAGCGCGATTCACGATCGCGGCGGTGGTCTTGGGTGGCTTCGGATGCGGACAGTCGCGGTAGATTCCGGAGCAAACCGAGCACTTGCTGAAGTCCGACAATCCGCTGCTCTGGATAGCGTCAGTCGCGTTCTTGGTGAGGTTCTGCATTATCATCGAGATCAACTCCGTCTCCGACATTCTGGGC TGCTGCTTGAGCACAGGCATGTGCCTGACCTGCATGATCCACGCGATGCCGTAGTTGCACTTGACCGTCCTTATGCATCCGTCGGTGTCTTCAAACTCGATCCTCTCCCCGTCCATGGTCACATACCCCTCCGGGAGCTCGGCCCTGGTGATACGCTCCTCCATGACCGTGATCGTGGAGTCGTTGGTACGCCTCCCCATGGACCTGTCGTACGCGGCCGTGTACATGTTCATCTCTCTTATCCACCCTCCGGGACCTCTCGCGAGCGTCTTCGTGGACACAAGCATGTTCGGCTTGAACTTCTCGCCCGTGACGACATTCTTGATGGTGTACATGTTCTTGTACGGGATGAGAGACCCAACCGAAAACTTGACTCCGCCAGCCCACTAGCTTGTCTCCGATCTCGAGGTTATGCCTGTACAGATACATGA
- a CDS encoding hypothetical protein (EggNog:ENOG41) has translation MSRSPFEGHCDPGGSAPPKHPVRSHLNPAATSFQPRSSTSQYFPSGQASYNPAAWSSSARGMSSASEHYSAHDSNPESTHPNLASHSTHDSANPESTHPNLASHSTHDSDDLESPCLSLASHSTHDSANPESTHPNLASYSTHDSADAESTHPNLASHSAMSDTDESRVDKHNRMIEWVMDKLSAPKSQIVAGIELPPLKISRRRSFAYGNNAERPSEVFGCDENSAPRAESVSGQIEDPMEAVFREITDRTGAAANLKGEPSKDKQGELVFKMGRYSTNFFHSIVTIGDKPLPGFDAATIARLGIGPFPGLHCRTRMSAGQFGRPILHIELCIRHLCNVDKFMDIIVPLDRVLDDVTLVDVESADDTALSPLYAFEAFDMEGLARQPGHDGYADYLVDADLTQPAAAIQIITPNVRLVRVDLNKCDVFTVNNVRFHKDWDRHPTTTIAIAKAVREMFKDTESLFSIGLWFLPEQSFERHWPDILNNVRQLANPFAQYLAKCRNLNYKDLGFANIAEIDEEELPDKPVPKTNLFIDNEHRTVTLVAGAREELAMQDKRTNDLYDLHLPVVFIKDTFSRWLPESDDMEKYGMAATGCVTRFFMVMSVDPDIAGALPDIGDSCTMALNAPFGNHPLPTTELTANERNAITRSILKDFHLGEHTARNVRDNVTNEINAAGEDNGRIDYLQENVDDMADNAFLKRAARTLFIVRKEASDEAKAAYPDVPDSQRIATAVRDARQLRRDNYEDDEEWYQAIDRWVNTHARHGMLRKSSPNGPEYRARCIPLPYGTEANVKLFEVHVPRQENWIPGLARPYIRVDIPTVDPVGPINKFLESLFTPGYKDTETEMIVRAVPKVKKSLLAKIFFAQEEKTTKLECDTPFRLNGRAEVSSPSIAGQFWSFTTSFQGKPVVYSFLRAFPGLASALEGGKFTAEAREFVNALSVVPFGYAFLSGGPGSGKTTLALSVVKEALSDTANIARAIVKDAFTDETANFSSEGTASTSKTNAINATDKWGTTSTGEITTANETITSNGFTWNADAQLVADTQPADFLTSNPEDNEEVWDEVPGHSTTNSTDLKVPDVFQVDTPVKDVTTQASTKTRIAWTAGHNKLVDDAVSRAIEQIPDKLVVRVQPWALEMGNLKRVRDDIEPKQTDTSVNAAANRSMVALVKHTNAFSQRVFKEKSPTQVKCSLSEYARSKAIEDPKKWSDVHDAWNELLNDPDRYALNKPKHEEAFQGLMSAAIDDVDMVCGTPVALAELAAHVKWTPHLIVVDEAARLNETTSLMLQSF, from the exons ATGAGCCGCTCGCCTTTCGAGGGTCATTGTGACCCCGGAGGATCAGCACCGCCTAAGCATCCTGTGCGCTCGCACCTGAACCCTGCTGCAACAAGTTTCCAGCCGCGAAGCTCTACATCTCAATACTTTCCGTCTGGTCAAGCTTCTTACAACCCTGCAGCTTGGTCCTCGTCTGCTCGTGGAATGTCATCTGCTAGCGAGCATTACTCTGCCCATGACTCTAATCCTGAGTCTACTCATCCCAACCTTGCAAGTCACTCTACCCATGACTCTGCTAATCCTGAGTCTACTCATCCCAACCTTGCAAGTCACTCTACCCATGActctgatgatcttgagtcACCTTGCCTCAGCCTTGCAAGTCACTCTACCCATGACTCTGCTAATCCTGAGTCTACTCATCCCAACCTTGCAAGTTACTCTACCCATGACTCTGCTGATGCTGAGTCTACTCATCCCAACCTTGCAAGTCACTCTGCAATGTCAGACACGGACGAATCTCGCGTAGACAAGCATAATCGCATGATTGAATGGGTGATGGACAAATTGTCCGCGCCCAAGAGTCAAATTGTCGCGGGCATCGAGCTCCCTCCGCTTAAGATTTCCCGTCGACGATCTTTTGCATATGGCAACAATGCGGAGCGCCCTTCTGAGGTCTTTGGTTGTGATGAGAACTCTGCACCCCGCGCCGAGTCGGTTTCAGGTCAGATCGAAGACCCCATGGAAGCTGTCTTTCGTGAGATCACTGATCGCACTGGCGCTGCGGCCAACCTGAAAGGAGAACCTAGCAAAGACAAACAAGGCGAGCTCGTGTTCAAGATGGGACGATACTCAACCAACTTCTTCCATTCAATTGTTACGATTGGCGACAAACCTCTCCCTGGCTTTGATGCAGCTACTATTGCTCGTTTGGGTATCGGTCCATTCCCCGGCTTGCACTGTCGCACCCGAATGTCCGCGGGTCAATTTGGAAGACCTATTTTGCACATTGAACTATGTATCCGACACCTGTGCAACGTCGACAAGTTCATGGATATCATCGTTCCTCTTGACAGAGTCCTTGACGATGTCACATTAGTTGACGTTGAATCTGCCGACGACACAGCTCTTAGCCCCCTGTACGCATTTGAGGCTTTTGACATGGAAGGACTCGCGCGACAGCCCGGTCACGATGGATATGCTGATTACCTTGTTGACGCTGATCTTACGCAGCCAGCTGCGGCGATCCAAATCATCACACCGAATGTTCGCTTGGTTCGTGTCGACCTTAACAAGTGTGACGTGTTCACTGTCAATAACGTCCGCTTTCATAAAGACTGGGACCGACATCCTACTACCACAATTGCTATTGCTAAGGCAGTCCGCGAAATGTTCAAGGACACTGAAAGTCTGTTTTCTATTGGTCTTTGGTTCCTCCCAGAACAAAGCTTTGAGAGACATTGGCCTGACATTCTAAACAATGTCCGACAATTAGCAAATCCTTTCGCTCAGTACCTAGCCAAATGCCGCAACTTGAATTACAAGGACTTGGGCTTTGCCAATATCGCTGAAattgacgaggaagagctccCGGATAAGCCTGTCCCCAAGACCAATCTTTTTATTGACAATGAGCACCGCACAGTTACACTAGTTGCTGGTGCAAGAGAGGAGCTTGCAATGCAGGACAAGCGTACCAATGACCTCtatgatcttcatctccctGTCGTCTTTATCAAGGACACATTCTCTCGATGGCTGCCAGAAAGCGACGATATGGAGAAGTATGGTATGGCGGCGACTGGCTGTGTCACTCGATTCTTCATGGTCATGAGCGTCGACCCAGACATTGCTGGTGCTCTTCCCGACATTGGCGATTCCTGTACCATGGCCCTCAACGCTCCATTTGGCAATCATCCTCTGCCAACCACTGAATTGACTGCGAATGAGCGCAATGCCATCACCAGATCGATCCTGAAGGACTTCCATCTTGGTGAACACACAGCCAGAAACGTTCGAGACAATGTCACCAACGAGATCAACGCCGCTGGTGAGGATAATGGCAGGATCGATTATCTGCAGGAGAATGTTGATGATATGGCTGACAATGCGTTTCTCAAGCGCGCTGCCCGTACACTATTCATTGTGCGCAAAGAAGCATctgatgaagccaaggcaGCCTACCCTGATGTACCTGATTCGCAACGTATTGCCACCGCTGTGAGGGACGCACGTCAACTTCGCCGGGACAAttatgaagatgacgaagaatgGTATCAGGCTATTGATAGATGGGTCAACACTCACGCTCGTCACGGTATGCTTCGCAAAAGCTCTCCCAATGGCCCTGAATATCGTGCTCGGTGTATTCCACTTCCTTATGGCACAGAGGCGAATGTCAAGTTATTCGAGGTGCATGTCCCTCGCCAAGAAAACTGGATCCCTGGTCTGGCCAGACCTTATATCAGGGTTGATATACCAACAGTCGATCCTGTTGGTCCGATCAACAAGTTCTTGGAGTCTTTGTTCACTCCTGGCTACAAGGACACAGAAACCGAAATGATTGTTCGAGCTGTGCCTAAGGTTAAGAAGAGTCTTCTTGCAAAGATCTTCTTCGCTCAGGAAGAAAAGACAACGAAACTTGAGTGCGACACTCCATTCCGCCTCAACGGTCGAGCTGAGGTGTCGTCCCCGTCTATCGCTGGACAGTTCTGGTCCTTTACAACATCATTCCAAGGCAAGCCTGTAGTCTACAGCTTTCTACGCGCCTTTCCTGGTCTCGCTTCGGCACTTGAAGGGGGAAAATTCACTGCTGAAGCTCGTGAGTTTGTCAACGCACTCTCGGTCGTCCCCTTCGGCTATGCGTTCTTGTCTGGTGGTCCAGGCTCTGGCAAAACCACTCTGGCGTTGTCGGTTGTCAAGGAAGCACTATCTGATACTGCGAACATCGCTCGTGCCATCGTCAAGGATGCTTTTACCGACGAAACCGCCAACTTCTCCAGCGAAG GCACTGCTTCTACTAGCAAGACTAACGCTATCAACGCTACTGATAAGTGGGGTACCACTTCTACTGGCGAGATAACCACTGCCAATGAAACTATTACTAGCAATGGATTTACTTGGAACGCCGATGCCCAACTCGTCGCCGACACTCAGCCTGCGGACTTCCTGACAAGCAATCCTGAGGACAACGAAGAGGTCTGGGATGAAGTTCCAGGTCATTCGACGACAAACTCTACAGATCTCAAAGTCCCTGACGTCTTCCAGGTTGACACACCTGTCAAGGATGTCACTACTCAAGCATCTACCAAGACTCGAATTGCATGGACTGCTGGCCATAACAAgttggttgatgatgctgtctcTCGTGCTATTGAGCAAATCCCCGACAAGCTGGTTGTTCGCGTTCAACCCTGGGCCCTAGAGATGGGCAATCTCAAGCGTGTCAGAGATGACATCGAGCCAAAACAGACAGACACATCAGTGAATGCCGCTGCCAATCGCTCAATGGTAGCTCTTGTGAAACACACCAATGCCTTTTCTCAGCGGGTATTCAAAGAGAAGTCTCCCACACAAGTCAAGTGTTCGCTGTCCGAGTACGCACGATCCAAGGCTATTGAGGACCCCAAGAAATGGTCTGATGTTCATGATGCCTGGAATGAGTTACTTAATGACCCTGACCGCTATGCACTGAACAAGCCCAAGCATGAGGAGGCTTTTCAAGGGCTTATGAGTGCCGctattgatgatgttgacatgGTCTGCGGTACACCTGTCGCTCTGGCAGAGCTCGCCGCCCATGTTAAATGGACACCACACCTTATTGTCGTTGATGAGGCTGCGCGACTCAACGAGACTACATCGCTCATGCTTCAGTCATTCTAG